A single region of the Brassica rapa cultivar Chiifu-401-42 chromosome A03, CAAS_Brap_v3.01, whole genome shotgun sequence genome encodes:
- the LOC103858334 gene encoding NDR1/HIN1-like protein 13, producing MAERVYPADSPPVSGQFSDNFSSGEFPRKPATYVIQVPKDQIYHVPPPENAHRFQHLSQKKVHRSRCRCCFCSFLAAIFILVVLAGISLAVIYLVFRPEAPKYSVEGFSVSGINLLSPSPNSPKFNVTVMSRNGNGQIGIYYEKGSTVDVFYEDVDLCNGALPVFYQPAKNVTVVKTVLTGSKIQLTSGIRKEMHNDLSRKSFPFKLKIRAPVKIKIGSVKTWTITVNVYCDVTVDKLAAPSRIVSSKCSHDVDLW from the coding sequence ATGGCTGAAAGAGTATATCCCGCCGATTCACCTCCAGTGAGCGGTCAATTCTCAGACAATTTCAGCTCCGGCGAGTTTCCAAGAAAACCAGCGACCTACGTCATCCAAGTCCCCAAGGATCAGATCTACCATGTTCCTCCTCCAGAAAACGCACACCGCTTCCAACACCTCTCTCAGAAGAAAGTCCATCGAAGTCGCTGCAGGTGCTGCTTCTGCTCCTTCCTCGCCGCCATTTTCATTCTCGTCGTCCTCGCCGGTATCTCCCTCGCGGTTATCTACCTTGTCTTCCGTCCCGAAGCTCCTAAATACTCCGTTGAAGGATTCTCAGTCTCGGGCATCAATCTGTTGTCGCCGTCTCCAAATTCACCCAAATTCAATGTCACCGTTATGTCACGTAACGGTAACGGACAAATAGGGATCTACTATGAGAAAGGAAGTACGGTGGATGTTTTCTACGAAGACGTGGATCTCTGTAACGGTGCCTTGCCTGTGTTTTATCAGCCGGCTAAGAATGTAACGGTGGTTAAGACGGTGTTGACGGGATCGAAAATCCAGTTAACTAGTGGTATACGAAAGGAGATGCATAACGATCTGAGCAGGAAAAGTTTTCCGTTTAAACTGAAGATTAGAGCGCCTGTGAAGATTAAGATTGGTTCCGTTAAGACGTGGACGATAACCGTTAATGTTTACTGCGATGTTACGGTTGATAAATTGGCGGCACCATCCAGAATTGTGTCGAGCAAGTGTAGCCATGACGTGGACCTTTGGTGa
- the LOC103858336 gene encoding lamin-like protein — protein MGIRTIGALLMMMMIIEVESSLHRVGGGKYNWKPDVNFSDWANHQRFYSGDWLYFGFDRTRHNILQVNKSSYEQCIDNDFIFNVTRGGRDVFQLLQPKPYYFICGRGYCLKGMKLSVNVLPQPPPSTSTVPIIPASTANTLIIDSDAFTAIATTILTVFIFKALYFD, from the exons atggGGATAAGAACTATTGGGGCATtattaatgatgatgatgataattgAAGTAGAGTCGAGTCTTCACAGAGTAGGCGGTGGAAAATACAATTGGAAACCCGATGTTAACTTCTCCGATTGGGCCAACCACCAACGCTTCTACTCCGGCGACTGGCTCT ATTTTGGGTTCGATCGGACCCGTCACAACATCCTCCAAGTAAACAAGAGTAGCTACGAGCAGTGCATcgataatgattttatattcaatGTGACAAGAGGAGGACGAGATGTGTTCCAACTTCTTCAACCAAAGCCTTATTACTTTATTTGCGGTAGAGGTTATTGCCTCAAAGGAATGAAGCTCTCCGTTAACGTCCTTCCTCAGCCGCCGCCTTCAACTTCGACTGTTCCCATCATTCCCGCCTCAACCGCCAACACTCTCATAATAGACTCAGACGCTTTCACCGCTATTGCTACCACCATTCTTACGGTCTTCATTTTTAAAGCTTTATACTTCGACTAG
- the LOC103858337 gene encoding ETHYLENE INSENSITIVE 3-like 1 protein, producing MMMFNEMGMYGNMDLFSSTSLGETDVCPFPKDHPVVEDDYTDDEVDVDELERRMWRDKMRLKRLKEQQSKCKEGVDASKQQRQSQEQARRKKMSRAQDGILKYMLKMMEVCKAQGFVYGIIPEKGKPVTGASDNLREWWKDKVRFDRNGPAAIAKYQAENNIAGGSNDCNSLVGPTPHTLQELQDTTLGSLLSALMQHCDPPQRRFPLEKGVPPPWWPNGREEWWPQLGLPSDQASPPYKKPHDLKKAWKVGVLTAVIKHMSPDIAKIRKLVRQSKCLQDKMTAKESATWLAIINQEEVVARELYPESCLPLSSSSVGSGSLLINDCSEYDVECFDKEQQQSFDVEELKPEIVVSMNHPTSFGICRMQQFPVKEEVVATVGNLKRKQNNDLNVMMMERPGFTCENGQCPHSKINLGFQDRSSRDNHQMVCPYRDNRLAYGVKPVVVSQQSQPFPQPVQPVDLSGYGVPKNGQKMITELMAMYDRNVQSSQASNQSMISDSTAAQNYQEQQLCFNRNQMFMQQGNSEINNQSQMVFDSTSFDIASFDYKNDWQAGVMEGMGKQQQQDVSIWF from the coding sequence ATGATGATGTTTAACGAGATGGGCATGTATGGAAACATGGATTTGTTCTCTTCGACATCTCTTGGAGAAACGGATGTGTGTCCATTTCCAAAAGATCATCCAGTGGTTGAAGATGATTACACAGACGATGAGGTGGATGTTGATGAGCTGGAGAGAAGGATGTGGAGAGACAAAATGCGTCTAAAACGCCTCAAGGAGCAGCAGAGCAAGTGTAAAGAAGGAGTGGACGCTTCGAAGCAGCAGAGACAGTCACAAGAGCAAGCTAGGAGGAAGAAAATGTCGAGAGCACAAGATGGGATCTTGAAATACATGTTGAAGATGATGGAAGTTTGTAAAGCTCAAGGCTTTGTTTACGGTATCATCCCTGAGAAAGGCAAACCAGTGACCGGTGCTTCTGACAATCTGAGGGAGTGGTGGAAAGATAAAGTCAGGTTTGACCGTAATGGTCCAGCCGCCATTGCCAAGTACCAAGCGGAGAACAATATCGCTGGAGGGAGTAATGATTGTAATAGTTTGGTTGGACCAACACCTCACACACTTCAGGAGCTTCAAGACACAACTCTTGGATCGCTTTTGTCGGCGTTGATGCAACACTGTGATCCTCCCCAGAGACGGTTTCCTTTGGAGAAAGGTGTTCCACCGCCGTGGTGGCCTAATGGGAGAGAAGAGTGGTGGCCTCAGCTTGGTTTACCTAGTGATCAAGCTTCTCCTCCTTATAAAAAGCCTCATGATTTGAAGAAAGCTTGGAAAGTAGGTGTTTTGACTGCTGTTATCAAGCATATGTCGCCTGATATTGCGAAAATCCGTAAGCTTGTGAGGCAATCGAAATGCTTGCAGGATAAGATGACGGCGAAAGAGAGTGCCACTTGGCTTGCCATTATCAACCAAGAAGAGGTTGTGGCTCGGGAGCTTTATCCCGAGTCATGtcttcctctttcttcttcatctgtgGGAAGTGGATCTCTTCTCATCAATGATTGTAGTGAGTATGATGTTGAATGTTTTGACAAGGAACAGCAACAGAGTTTTGACGTGGAAGAGCTAAAACCTGAGATAGTGGTGAGTATGAATCATCCAACAAGCTTTGGGATTTGTAGAATGCAGCAGTTTCCTGTGAAGGAAGAAGTCGTGGCCACCGTGGGAAACTTGAAGAGGAAGCAGAACAATGATCTGAATGTTATGATGATGGAGAGACCAGGTTTCACTTGTGAGAATGGTCAGTGTCCTCACAGCAAGATCAATCTTGGTTTCCAGGACAGGAGCTCAAGGGACAATCACCAAATGGTTTGTCCATATAGAGATAATCGTTTAGCGTATGGAGTGAAGCCAGTAGTTGTATCACAACAGTCACAACCCTTTCCTCAGCCAGTCCAACCGGTCGACCTATCAGGCTATGGAGTTCCCAAAAATGGGCAAAAGATGATCACTGAGCTAATGGCTATGTATGACAGAAATGTCCAGAGCAGCCAAGCTTCAAATCAAAGCATGATCAGTGATTCAACAGCAGCTCAGAATTATCAAGAACAACAGCTTTGTTTCAACCGCAATCAGATGTTCATGCAACAAGGGAACAGTGAGATTAACAATCAGTCTCAGATGGTGTTTGATTCGACCTCGTTTGATATTGCATCATTCGACTACAAAAATGACTGGCAAGCTGGAGTTATGGAAGGAATGGggaagcagcagcagcaagaTGTATCAATATGGTTCTGA
- the LOC103858338 gene encoding COP9 signalosome complex subunit 2, whose amino-acid sequence MASDADMEDYGFEYSDDEPEEQDVDIENQYYSAKGRVEAEPEDALSEFAMVVKMEPDKAEWGFKALKQTVKIYYRLGKYKEMMDAYREMLTYIKSAVTRNYSEKCINNIMDFVSGSASQNTGLLQEFYQTTLKALEEAKNERLWFKTNLKLCNIWFDIGEYRRMTKILKELHKSCQKEDGTDDQKKGSQLLEVYAIEIQIYTETKDNKKLKQLYQKALAIKSAIPHPRIMGIIRECGGKMHMTERQWAEAATDFFEAFKNYDEAGNQRRIQCLKYLVLANMLMESEVNPFDGQEAKPYKNDPEILAMTNLIAAYQRNEIIEFEKILKNNRRTIMDDPFIRNYMEDLLKKVRTQVLLKLIKPYTKIKIPFISKELNVPENDVTELLVSLILDSRIDGHIDEINRYLLRGDSANGRKLHKAVDKWNTQLKSLSMSITNRVC is encoded by the exons ATGGCTTCAG ATGCTGATATGGAGGACTATGGGTTCGAGTATTCGGACGACGAACCGGAGGAACAAGACGTTGACATTGAGAACCAGTATTACAGCGCCAAAGGTAGGGTTGAGGCTGAGCCCGAAGATGCACTTTCTGAGTTCGCTATGGTTGTTAAGATGGAACCAGACAAGGCCGAGTG GGGTTTCAAAGCGCTGAAGCAGACCGTGAAGATTTACTATCGACTTGGTAAGTACAAAGAGATGATGGATGCGTACAGAGAGATGCTTACCTATATCAAGTCAGCAGTGACCAGGAACTACAGCGAGAAATGTATAAACAATATCATGGATTTCGTCTCTGGATCTGCTAGCCAGAACACTGGCCTGCTTCAAGAGTTTTACCAGACCACCTTGAAAGCCCTTGAAGAGGCCAAGAACGAG AGACTCTGGTTCAAGACGAATCTAAAGCTCTGCAATATCTGGTTTGACATTGGTGAATACAGACGGATGACTAAG ATCCTCAAGGAGCTACATAAATCTTGTCAAAAGGAAGATGGAACTGATGATCAGAAGAAAGGAAGTCAGCTGCTTGAGGTCTATGCCATTGAAATTCAGATCTACACTGAAACAAAGGACAACAAAAAGCTCAAG CAACTATACCAGAAAGCACTTGCTATCAAATCTGCTATACCTCATCCTAGGATCATGGGCATAATCCGCGAGTGTGGTGGCAAAATGCACATGACAGAACGTCAGTGGGCAGAAGCGGCCACAGACTTCTTTGAGGCTTTCAAAAACTATGATGAAGCTGGCAACCAAAGGCGCATTCAGTGCTTAAA GTATCTTGTTCTTGCAAATATGCTGATGGAATCAGAAGTGAATCCATTTGACGGTCAAGAGGCGAAGCC GTACAAAAACGACCCTGAGATCTTGGCAATGACGAATCTGATAGCAGCATATCAACGAAACGAAATTATAGAGTTCGAGAAAATACTAAAG AATAACCGGAGGACGATAATGGATGATCCATTCATCAGAAACTACATGGAAGATCTGCTGAAGAAGGTGAGAACACAGGTGTTGCTGAAGCTGATAAAGCCCTACACGAAGATCAAGATTCCGTTTATATCAAAGGAGCTGAACGTGCCGGAGAATGATGTGACGGAGTTGCTGGTGTCGCTGATACTGGACAGCCGAATCGATGGTCACATTGATGAAATCAACCGTTACTTGCTGAGAGGGGACAGTGCTAATGGAAGGAAGCTTCACAAGGCGGTTGATAAATGGAACACACAACTCAAGTCTCTTTCTATGAGTATCACCAACCGAGTTTGTTAA
- the LOC103858339 gene encoding transcription factor MYB104: MGKVRHDSGSGDEFAIDKTFHKGPWTSAEDQLLIAYVDKHGDGNWNAVQKHSGLSRCGKSCRLRWVNHLRPDLKKGSFTDKEEQRVIELHASMGNKWARMATELPGRTDNEIKNFWNTRVKRLQRLGLPIYPDEVREQAMNAAAQNGHNADSFDGHHSQESLELDCLEIPDFNFKHLQLNGGSSFLQTLLSSIPTGNQMRQNPSLFQPNIYNVIASPYQQPPNRKRFREPETAFPYTGGYATDEQSAQLWNSPFVESTPGQFNVAPDSHFLGNATAYSSPSEPLILGAEKLELPSFQCFDTQEDPGDWETPQHSNNPMQAIESDNTLVLSSPLTDQTPSECPSAFCDGLLESVVYGSSGEKQTTTTDPDSPLLHQSSLLDHIEIAPATANTAGHNSSAETDLVHFGPTSSNERRTSFESGDWIRQLLGEDRDYTK; this comes from the exons ATGGGTAAAGTTCGCCATGATTCGGGATCAGGCGATGAATTTGCAATAGACAAAACATTTCACAAAGGCCCTTGGACATCAGCTGAAGACCAGCTTCTGATAGCTTATGTTGACAAACATGGTGATGGTAACTGGAACGCTGTTCAAAAACACTCTGGCCTTTCTCGCTGTGGCAAAAGCTGCCGCCTTCGCTGGGTGAATCACCTCAGGCCTGATTTAAAGAAAGGCTCTTTTACCGACAAGGAAGAGCAGCGTGTCATCGAGCTTCATGCTTCCATGGGTAACAAATGGGCACGAATGGCTACTGAA CTACCGGGTCGCACGGATAACGAGATCAAGAATTTCTGGAACACGAGAGTTAAGAGACTGCAGCGACTTGGCTTACCAATTTACCCTGACGAAGTTCGTGAGCAAGCCATGAACGCCGCAGCTCAAAATGGTCACAACGCAGACTCGTTTGACGGTCATCATAGTCAAGAGTCTCTGGAGCTGGACTGTCTCGAGATCCCTGATTTTAATTTCAAGCACTTACAACTCAATGGTGGCTCCTCCTTCTTACAGACGTTGCTTAGCAGTATTCCCACGGGTAACCAGATGAGACAGAATCCGAGCTTGTTTCAGCCTAATATCTACAACGTGATTGCATCTCCTTACCAACAACCGCCTAACCGCAAACGCTTCAGGGAACCAGAAACCGCGTTTCCTTACACGGGTGGTTATGCTACAGACGAACAAAGTGCTCAGCTCTGGAACTCTCCTTTCGTCGAAAGCACTCCAGGACAGTTCAACGTTGCACCAGATAGCCATTTTCTTGGCAATGCTACTGCATACTCTTCTCCTTCTGAGCCTCTCATTCTCGGGGCTGAGAAGTTGGAGCTCCCTTCATTCCAATGTTTTGACACTCAAGAAGACCCTGGCGATTGGGAAACACCACAACACTCTAATAACCCAATGCAGGCTATTGAGTCAGACAATACTTTAGTCCTGTCGTCCCCTCTGACAGACCAGACACCATCCGAGTGTCCATCTGCATTCTGTGATGGATTGTTGGAATCAGTTGTCTATGGATCATCAGGGGAAAAACAGACTACTACTACGGATCCAGATTCCCCGCTGCTCCATCAGTCCTCTCTACTTGACCATATCGAGATTGCGCCAGCCACTGCAAACACAGCAG GACACAACTCCAGTGCTGAAACCGATTTGGTTCATTTTGGTCCAACTTCCTCAAATGAGAGACGCACATCCTTTGAGAGCGGTGATTGGATAAGACAACTTCTTGGTGAGGATAGGGACTACACCAAGTAG
- the LOC103858340 gene encoding Holliday junction resolvase MOC1, chloroplastic has product MPTAYGQASHPPMCSLLSKLRPLLSHSPPFSSPPFRRRRSLAFSALPTKTKAVDAALMKEKWLESLTLPSPEEEHVVTPESSYVVGVDPDLSGALALLKINHVLGSSEAQVFDTPHLPVLVGKRVRKRLDAKSIVELIRSLDIPSGSTAYIEQSIPFPKDGKQGWYSGGFGFGFWIGTLVTSGFSVVPVPSTVWKRHFQLAGGNCTKDDSRRVASELFPLLSSQLQRKKDHGRAEALLIAAYGETLKHAKLLYTPQEFVSSEVL; this is encoded by the exons ATGCCAACGGCGTACGGTCAAGCGTCACATCCTCCGATGTGCAGTCTCCTCTCTAAGCTCCGACCTCTCCTCTCTCACTCGCCGCCGTTTTCCTCTCCTCCGTTCCGGCGGCGGCGGAGTCTCGCGTTCAGCGCACTTCCTACAAAGACGAAAGCCGTCGACGCAGCGTTGATGAAAGAGAAATGGTTGGAGTCTCTCACTCTTCCCTCACCAGAAGAAGAACACGTGGTGACTCCGGAGTCGAGTTATGTCGTTGGGGTAGACCCAGACTTGTCCGGTGCTTTGGCTCTCTTGAAAATCAACCACGTCTTGGGTTCTTCCGAAGCTCAG GTCTTTGATACTCCGCACCTGCCGGTTTTAGTTGGGAAAAGAGTGCGGAAACGTTTGGATGCAAAGTCAATAGTTGAGTTGATTCGAAGTTTAGATATACCCTCTG GAAGTACGGCGTATATAGAGCAATCAATTCCCTTTCCTAAAGATGGGAAACAG GGTTGGTATAGCGGAGGTTTTGGATTTGGATTTTGGATAGGAACACTTGTTACGTCAGGCTTTTCGGTTGTTCCCGTTCCTTCAACCGTGTGGAAGAGGCATTTTCAACTTGCTGGTGGAAACTGCACAAag GATGATAGTAGACGAGTTGCATCGGAGTTGTTTCCTCTGCTTAGTTCGCAACTCCAGAGGAAAAAGGACCATGGTCGAGCTGAAGCACTGCTCATTGCAGCATATGGGGAAACTCTTAAACACGCGAAATTGTTGTACACGCCTCAAGAGTTTGTCTCCTCTGAGGTTTTGTAG
- the LOC103858341 gene encoding protein N-lysine methyltransferase METTL21A yields MGSEIEKGREEEEEDIVCLDESFFVNDDYQLTTFTFGSNVLELYCLQSASTDFDLTGQLVWPGAMLMNGYLSDNADILQGCSVLEFGSGVGITGVLCSKFCRKVVFTDHNDEVLKILKKNIELHEHSSPSAELEAAKLEWGNTDHLGEILQKHSDGFDLILGADICFQQSSVPLLFDSVEQLLRIRGHGNCKFILAYVSRARQMDSAILKEGSQHGMLMNEVPGTRCTVGNLEGVIFEITLI; encoded by the exons ATGGGCAGCGAAATTGAGAAagggagagaagaagaagaggaagatatAGTTTGCTTAGATGAGTCCTTCTTCGTCAACGATGA TTATCAGTTGACGACCTTTACGTTTGGGTCCAACGTTCTTGAGCTCTACTGTCTCCAATCAGCTTCAA CTGATTTTGATTTAACAGGGCAACTGGTTTGGCCTGGTGCTATGCTTATGAACGGTTATCTCTCAGATAATGCTGACATTCTCCAAGGGTGTTCCGTTTTGGAGTTTGGATCTGGCGTTG GTATAACAGGAGTCCTCTGTAGCAAATTTTGCCGTAAAGTTGTTTTTACTGACCACAACGATGAAGTGCTCAAG ATACTGAAGAAAAACATCGAGCTTCATGAACATTCAAGCCCCTCCGCTG AATTAGAGGCTGCAAAGCTAGAATGGGGAAACACTGATCATCTTGGTGAAATTTTACAGAAACACAGTGATGGCTTTGATCTTATTCTTGGAGCTGATATCT GCTTTCAGCAATCTAGCGTGCCGTTGCTATTTGACAgtgtagaacagcttcttcggaTCAGAGGACATGGAAACTGCAAGTTCATACTAGCATACGTATCACGGGCTAGACA GATGGACTCTGCGATCTTGAAGGAAGGCTCTCAGCACGGGATGCTGATGAATGAAGTTCCTGGGACTAGGTGTACCGTGGGGAACTTGGAAGGTGTTATATTTGAGATCACTCTTATATAA
- the LOC103858342 gene encoding hydroxymethylglutaryl-CoA lyase, mitochondrial isoform X1 has translation MQWNGVRRAHSLWCCKTLTNNTHLHHAYVPVTTMSSLEEPLAFDKLPSMNTIDRIQRFSSGGACRPRDDDVGMGHRWIQGRDCTTSNCCNDDDDKSFGKESFPWKRHTRKVSEGEILLRSISFSGRNSSSSTVSGTVSKSFQEHKFHTFSNDNGISHSSNKLVRGVPKFVKVVEVGPRDGLQNEKIIVPTSVKVELIQRLVSAGLPVVEATSFVSPKWVPQLADAKDVMDGVNALDGARLPVLTPNLKGFEAAVSAGAKEVAIFASASESFSLSNINCTIEESLLRYRAVVTAAKEHSIPVRGYVSCVVGCPVEGAVPPSKVAHVVKELYDMGCFEISLGDTIGIGTPGTVVPMLEAVMAVVPAEKLAVHFHDTYGQALANILVSLQMGINIVDSSVAGLGGCPYAKGASGNVASEDVVYMLNGLGVQTNVDLGKLIAAGDFISKHLGRPNGSKAAVALNRRVTADASKI, from the exons ATGCAGTGGAATGGGGTGAGGAGAGCCCATTCTTTATGGTGCTGCAAGACACTAACAAACAACACTCATTTGCATCATGCTTATGTTCCAGTCACCACCATGTCGAGTTTGGAGGAGCCACTTGCTTTTGACAAGCTGCCAAGTATGAACACCATCGACAGGATCCAGAGGTTTTCATCCGGTGGTGCCTGTCGCCCCAGGGATGATGATGTCGGCATGGGTCACCGTTGGATCCAGGGAAGAGATTGCACCACCTCTAACTGTtgcaatgatgatgatgataagagCTTTGGTAAAGAGTCATTCCCGTGGAAAAGGCATACTCGGAAAGTATCTGAAGGAGAGATTCTGCTTCGGAGTATTTCTTTCTCAGGAAGaaactcctcctcctccacagTTTCTGGGACTGTTTCCAAAAGTTTTCAGGAGCATAAGTTTCACACCTTTAGCAATGACAATGGCATCTCACATTCAAGTAACAAA CTGGTTAGAGGGGTACCGAAGTTTGTGAAGGTTGTTGAAGTTGGTCCAAGGGATGGTCTGCAGAACGAGAAAATTATAGTACCCACGTCTGTAAAGGTGGAACTTATTCAGAGATTAGTTTCTGCTGGATTGCCCGTTGTCGAGGCTACAAGCTTTGTATCACCTAAATGGGTTCCCCAG CTTGCAGATGCAAAGGATGTAATGGATGGAGTAAATGCTCTAGATGGGGCTCGATTGCCGGTTCTGACTCCGAATCTAAAA GGCTTTGAAGCGGCTGTATCTGCAGGTGCCAAGGAAGTTGCAATCTTTGCATCGGCTTCTGAGTCATTCTCCTTGTCAAATATCAACTGTACCATTGAAGAGAGTCTCTTGAGATATCGTGCTGTTGTCACCGCTGCAAAGGAGCATTCCATTCCTGTCCGTGG GTATGTATCTTGCGTTGTCGGGTGTCCAGTAGAGGGGGCGGTTCCACCCTCAAAAGTGGCGCATGTTGTAAAAGAGCTCTATGACATGGGTTGCTTTGAGATTTCTCTTGGTGATACAATAGGAATCGGCACTCCCG GTACTGTGGTTCCGATGCTTGAAGCTGTGATGGCCGTTGTGCCAGCAGAAAAGCTGGCTGTTCATTTCCACGATACCTACGGGCAAGCTCTTGCAAACATTTTGGTGTCTCTCCAA atgggAATAAACATAGTAGACTCATCAGTCGCTGGATTAGGCGGATGCCCATATGCAAAAGGAGCTTCAGGAAACGTAGCTTCAGAAGATGTGGTTTACATGTTGAACGGTTTAGGCGTTCAAACCAATGTTGATTTGGGAAAGCTTATAGCTGCTGGAGATTTCATCAGCAAGCATCTTGGCCGTCCAAACGGTTCCAAGGCTGCCGTTGCCCTCAACCGTCGGGTCACAGCTGATGCCTCCAAGATTTGA
- the LOC103858342 gene encoding hydroxymethylglutaryl-CoA lyase, mitochondrial isoform X2 — protein MSSLEEPLAFDKLPSMNTIDRIQRFSSGGACRPRDDDVGMGHRWIQGRDCTTSNCCNDDDDKSFGKESFPWKRHTRKVSEGEILLRSISFSGRNSSSSTVSGTVSKSFQEHKFHTFSNDNGISHSSNKLVRGVPKFVKVVEVGPRDGLQNEKIIVPTSVKVELIQRLVSAGLPVVEATSFVSPKWVPQLADAKDVMDGVNALDGARLPVLTPNLKGFEAAVSAGAKEVAIFASASESFSLSNINCTIEESLLRYRAVVTAAKEHSIPVRGYVSCVVGCPVEGAVPPSKVAHVVKELYDMGCFEISLGDTIGIGTPGTVVPMLEAVMAVVPAEKLAVHFHDTYGQALANILVSLQMGINIVDSSVAGLGGCPYAKGASGNVASEDVVYMLNGLGVQTNVDLGKLIAAGDFISKHLGRPNGSKAAVALNRRVTADASKI, from the exons ATGTCGAGTTTGGAGGAGCCACTTGCTTTTGACAAGCTGCCAAGTATGAACACCATCGACAGGATCCAGAGGTTTTCATCCGGTGGTGCCTGTCGCCCCAGGGATGATGATGTCGGCATGGGTCACCGTTGGATCCAGGGAAGAGATTGCACCACCTCTAACTGTtgcaatgatgatgatgataagagCTTTGGTAAAGAGTCATTCCCGTGGAAAAGGCATACTCGGAAAGTATCTGAAGGAGAGATTCTGCTTCGGAGTATTTCTTTCTCAGGAAGaaactcctcctcctccacagTTTCTGGGACTGTTTCCAAAAGTTTTCAGGAGCATAAGTTTCACACCTTTAGCAATGACAATGGCATCTCACATTCAAGTAACAAA CTGGTTAGAGGGGTACCGAAGTTTGTGAAGGTTGTTGAAGTTGGTCCAAGGGATGGTCTGCAGAACGAGAAAATTATAGTACCCACGTCTGTAAAGGTGGAACTTATTCAGAGATTAGTTTCTGCTGGATTGCCCGTTGTCGAGGCTACAAGCTTTGTATCACCTAAATGGGTTCCCCAG CTTGCAGATGCAAAGGATGTAATGGATGGAGTAAATGCTCTAGATGGGGCTCGATTGCCGGTTCTGACTCCGAATCTAAAA GGCTTTGAAGCGGCTGTATCTGCAGGTGCCAAGGAAGTTGCAATCTTTGCATCGGCTTCTGAGTCATTCTCCTTGTCAAATATCAACTGTACCATTGAAGAGAGTCTCTTGAGATATCGTGCTGTTGTCACCGCTGCAAAGGAGCATTCCATTCCTGTCCGTGG GTATGTATCTTGCGTTGTCGGGTGTCCAGTAGAGGGGGCGGTTCCACCCTCAAAAGTGGCGCATGTTGTAAAAGAGCTCTATGACATGGGTTGCTTTGAGATTTCTCTTGGTGATACAATAGGAATCGGCACTCCCG GTACTGTGGTTCCGATGCTTGAAGCTGTGATGGCCGTTGTGCCAGCAGAAAAGCTGGCTGTTCATTTCCACGATACCTACGGGCAAGCTCTTGCAAACATTTTGGTGTCTCTCCAA atgggAATAAACATAGTAGACTCATCAGTCGCTGGATTAGGCGGATGCCCATATGCAAAAGGAGCTTCAGGAAACGTAGCTTCAGAAGATGTGGTTTACATGTTGAACGGTTTAGGCGTTCAAACCAATGTTGATTTGGGAAAGCTTATAGCTGCTGGAGATTTCATCAGCAAGCATCTTGGCCGTCCAAACGGTTCCAAGGCTGCCGTTGCCCTCAACCGTCGGGTCACAGCTGATGCCTCCAAGATTTGA